Below is a window of Ananas comosus cultivar F153 linkage group 9, ASM154086v1, whole genome shotgun sequence DNA.
TGCAGCGCCGTGTACCCCTCCTCGTCCCGCGCCTCGATCTCCGCCCCGCGATCCCGCCAGCTCCCGCGCGACCCTCGCCCGCCCCTTGAACCGCCGCGCGCATCAGCGCCGTCCACCGCCCGTCCCGCCCGTCGACCGCCGCCCCGCCGTCCACCGCCCGCTCCgcgcctctccctctccccttccTCGCCGCCGCCAGAGCCCGTCCCGCAGCCCCAGCACGTCCAGCAGCCTGCCGAGTGCCCCCCTCGCCGCCACCTCCAGCGCGTCCGCCCCGCGCGTCCCGCACCGCCTTCGCCCCCGCCGCGCCCTTCCCGACAAGTATCCGCACCATCGCCTCGTCCCGGCCGCGCCGCCGCGTGCACCGCCGTCCGCCGGCCGCCCGCCCCGCGCCTCCGCCCTCGCCCCGCCGCCCAGGCAGCAGCCGCGCCGCCTCCCTCCGCCCCCGCTCAGCCGCCGCCATCAGCGCCGTCCGCccgtccgccgccgcctcgtccGGCGCCGCCCCCTTCgccagcagcagccgcagcgcgcccgcgtgcccgcccgccgccgccgcgtgcaCCGGCCCCGCCGCCGACCCGGCCCCGCGCCGCGGCTGCGCGCCCCGCGCCAGGAGCAGCTCCGCGATCAGCGCCTcccccgccgcggccgccgcctcgAGCGGCGTCGTCGGCCCGCGGCCCGGGGgctcgacgtcggcgccgaacTCCAGCAGCAGCTGGACCAGGTCCGGCCGCCCCTGCGCGATGGCCGAGTGCAGCAGGCTGACGCCGGACGCGTCGACGGCGTCGGCCGGCCGCCACTCCGGGTCGCTCCGCTCCAGCACGGCGCGGACGGCGTCCATCGACCCGTCGGCGACGAGGCGGGCGAGCACGGCCGAGCCGACGAACACGGCCCTGACGCCGCTGTCGACGAAGACCTGCTTCTTCTTGGCGGCGAACCAGTCGGGGGGGACGGCGTCGACGGCGAGGCCCCTGGCGGCGCCGGGGACGACGACGCTGTGGAGGAGGAAGGAGTCGGGGGAGAAGGGGAGGGAGTCCGGGAGCGGGGAATCGAGGGGGAGGAGGTAGGCGACCtcgacggcgacggcgccgaGCGGGGGGATGACGCCGGACTGCGGGCGGACGGCGAAGCGGGAGCGGTTGAGCGGCTGCAGGCGGAAGGCCACCGGCATCGTGTGCATGACGTTGCGCAGCGTCAGCTCCCCGCTGCACCGCCGCCCCGCCTCCACCCGAATCAACACCTCGTTCGACGGCTCCAGACTTATCAACCTGTCCATCTTCCTCCCCCCTCTCCCCTTTAGCTGCCTGCTATTTTGGTATCCTTAATTTTCCGCTGctacaaaatttacaaatttaccaaaaaaaaaaaaaagaagaagaactcAACTcattaagagagagagggggagtgtGAGAATTGGGTGGGAGTGAGGAAAGTGGGGGGGATGAGGAGGTTTAAGTGTTTGAATGGGGGAATTTAGATGCGGCCGGCGCACAGAGGAGAGGACGCCACATGTGGGTGTCAAGAACAAGGGGGGGACTTGTTCTATTGCGCGTCTCCACTGCAATTTGATTATTATtccttattatatttaatatatgtaaaaaattatctgTACGCTCCAGTAGATGAAGAACATCATCTAATGGACGAGCATAAATCATACATTcccaaattagataaaatggatAGATGTAAATCATACATCTCCAAATAAAGTATACGAATAACATTACTCTATTTACACTAGCGACTGACTCCCACCTattaaatatatgaaatttgaagtgCGCAagaagtattttttatttacttgacCATTCACTTTagtttttaaatcttttatcacgAAAAAGTCATCTCGCAAAATTTGGTACTGTTTAACAGAAGGATTTTTCTTGaaatacttatttattttttaaaaaaattagttagctAGATTTTTAACATCTGCTAGTTGTTtcaatcaaatttcaaaagttcgactaactaaaatgaaaatttgtagTCTAATAAGATTTGTTGCTAACATAGAATGAACCATTTGACCAAAGCGAATATTCCCTTGAAAAGACTAATAAAATGTTAGAGATTtaatcacaaaaagaaaaaactaatgTTTCTTTTTGAGTTTGAGGTGCGCAAGTAACCAGGGAGAGAATTGGTCTTAGTTTGGTGGCATGTTGTTGCAGATCCTTTTCAATCTTTATAGAAGGGGTTAAATTAGTGGAATAATCAAAGCAAATACGATCATTCGAGTCTCAAATATATcgattttttattaattattagggTTTTTCTTGTACCATGATTGGTGAGTTACATTGTAAAAAACCAAGGGAAACACATACAATATGTTGTGGGCCTTTTAACaaaggcaaaaaaataaaaaaaaaatgaagtgctTGATCTAGACAATCTAGTAAATAAAGAATGACATTGCTCTACACAATCTACATTTTGCTCTTCTCCAGTGCACTTTCTTGTGTCTGCTTGTTGGTTTTAAATTCCATTTCCAGTGAAGGATTCTAGGAGTCCTGTGAGATTTCATTttcaatcaaaaaaatatataaaatattatatgcacACGCTGTATATAAGCATAGTTCTTACATCTCTTCCATCCGAGAGTTCACAAAACTCTTGGATTTTTAGTACTAAAACAGAAAAGTTgataaaactaataaaaaaaaattaaaaaaatagacttCGACTAAGTGGGATGTAAATCTAACACCTAGTATAGGATTGTACAGGTAGTATTGCTCATAAATATTTTACCCACTTATCCTTGTCTAATAGGAGAAACAAATATACTGACCGTCCccagcgcaagtggtaaagaactTGGTGGTTATGACAcctgaggttccaagttcgaatcctaattgattcacatttccagctaaatttatttctaaata
It encodes the following:
- the LOC109715391 gene encoding LOW QUALITY PROTEIN: ankyrin repeat domain-containing protein 65-like (The sequence of the model RefSeq protein was modified relative to this genomic sequence to represent the inferred CDS: deleted 2 bases in 2 codons), yielding MDRLISLEPSNEVLIRVEAGRRCSGELTLRNVMHTMPVAFRLQPLNRSRFAVRPQSGVIPPLGAVAVEVAYLLPLDSPLPDSLPFSPDSFLLHSVVVPGAARGLAVDAVPPDWFAAKKKQVFVDSGVRAVFVGSAVLARLVADGSMDAVRAVLERSDPEWRPADAVDASGVSLLHSAIAQGRPDLVQLLLEFGADVEPPGRGPTTPLEAAAAAGEALIAELLLARGAQPRRGAGSAAGPVHAAAAGGHAGALRLLLAKGAAPDEAAADGRTALMAAAERGRREAARLLPGRRGEGGGAGRAAGGRRCTRRRGRDEAMVRILVGKGAAGAKAVRDARGGRAGGGGEGGTRQAAGRAGAAGRALAAARKGRGRGAERAVDGGAAVDGRDGRWTALMRAAFKGRARVARELADRGAEIEARDEEGYTALHCAVEAGHSKVVELLLKRGADVGARTAKGATPMQMAAAFGYAWIAKALAQAGAKEEEEDNEAAATAKAKGGVDKEAFGRAGSGGVRKERFERITTAAYYSH